One window from the genome of Pseudoalteromonas sp. '520P1 No. 423' encodes:
- a CDS encoding TIGR01621 family pseudouridine synthase gives MIEQLNILYDHKDFVIFVKPPGLSFHSEDGPGFVVKAEEQLQTKLFSVHRLDKVTSGLIILAKNKVAAAKFTELFTTNSQNEKQIEKFYIALSTQKPKKKQGWIKGDMAKSRRGAFKLLNSNTNPAVTRFYSYSVQPGIRAFLLKPYTGKTHQLRVALKSLGSPILGDALYACKEQTDRVYLHAFALRFKWNSETIQLINWPEQGEHYVSNEFKMLNQNLSQPWNLDW, from the coding sequence ATGATAGAACAACTTAATATCCTTTATGATCATAAAGATTTTGTCATTTTTGTAAAACCGCCAGGTTTAAGTTTTCATAGTGAAGACGGTCCTGGCTTTGTTGTAAAAGCAGAAGAACAATTACAAACAAAACTATTTTCAGTTCATAGATTAGACAAGGTAACATCAGGCCTAATTATTTTAGCTAAAAATAAAGTTGCTGCCGCAAAGTTTACTGAGCTGTTTACAACAAATAGCCAGAATGAAAAACAAATTGAAAAGTTTTATATTGCATTAAGTACTCAAAAACCAAAAAAAAAGCAGGGTTGGATAAAAGGCGATATGGCAAAATCCCGTAGAGGTGCTTTTAAATTACTAAACTCGAATACAAATCCTGCAGTAACACGTTTTTATTCTTACTCAGTACAACCTGGAATTCGCGCTTTTTTACTTAAACCTTATACAGGTAAGACACATCAATTAAGAGTTGCCTTAAAAAGTTTAGGTTCTCCAATTTTAGGAGATGCACTTTACGCATGTAAAGAACAGACTGACCGAGTTTATTTACATGCATTTGCGCTGAGATTTAAGTGGAACAGTGAAACAATCCAACTGATAAACTGGCCTGAACAAGGTGAACACTATGTGTCTAATGAATTCAAAATGTTGAATCAAAACTTGTCACAGCCTTGGAATTTAGATTGGTAA
- the tcdA gene encoding tRNA cyclic N6-threonylcarbamoyladenosine(37) synthase TcdA: MNESSKMRFGGIQRLYGEQQADLLMQAHFCVIGIGGVGSWVAEALARTGLGNITLIDLDDLCVTNINRQIHALTDTIGESKTEAMSARLKQINPEINVTEIDDFLTTDNLFEYINGFDYVIDCIDQVKVKAALIYHCKRNKLPIITMGGAGGQTDPSEIKFGDVAKTTNDPLLSKVRYLLRKQYNFTTNPKRKFGIDCVFSTEQLVYPSKDGSVCTTKQNADGSLTMDCANGFGSATMVTGSFAFFAASKSIRKYLDKQLRSVK, translated from the coding sequence ATGAATGAAAGTAGTAAAATGCGTTTTGGTGGAATTCAAAGATTATATGGTGAGCAACAAGCTGATTTACTGATGCAAGCTCACTTTTGTGTCATTGGTATTGGTGGTGTTGGCAGTTGGGTTGCTGAAGCACTCGCTAGAACGGGTTTAGGAAATATTACATTAATAGATCTTGATGATTTATGTGTAACCAATATCAATCGACAGATCCATGCGCTAACAGATACAATTGGAGAGTCAAAAACCGAAGCTATGTCAGCACGGCTCAAACAAATTAATCCTGAAATAAATGTCACTGAAATTGATGACTTTTTAACAACGGATAACTTATTTGAATATATCAATGGTTTTGATTATGTAATCGACTGTATTGATCAAGTAAAGGTAAAAGCTGCGCTAATTTATCATTGTAAACGCAACAAATTACCGATAATTACTATGGGTGGTGCAGGTGGACAAACTGATCCTAGTGAAATAAAATTTGGTGATGTTGCCAAGACAACAAATGATCCCTTACTGTCTAAAGTAAGATATTTACTTAGAAAACAATATAACTTCACTACAAATCCAAAACGAAAATTTGGTATAGACTGTGTCTTTTCTACGGAACAATTAGTTTATCCAAGTAAAGATGGTTCAGTATGTACTACTAAACAAAATGCTGATGGGTCTTTAACCATGGATTGTGCTAACGGTTTTGGTTCAGCAACTATGGTTACCGGTAGTTTTGCTTTCTTTGCGGCTTCTAAATCTATCAGAAAATATTTAGATAAACAATTAAGATCTGTGAAGTAA